From the genome of Cytobacillus firmus, one region includes:
- a CDS encoding FecCD family ABC transporter permease: protein MKKYYNLRLFGDKISFLVNRKALITFLLLAAAAAGVFVISTGTGEMKISPLKVVQVFFGGGSDMDRLIIQSFRLPRIIVALMVGMALAAAGGILQGIIRNPLASPDIIGITGGASVAVVGFLAFFSDKNNALTVSINWMPLAAFAGAAILAFLVYFLAYKDGVSPIRLVLIGIGLASLMKALTTLMMVFGPIYQASQANIWITGTVYGSNWDNVAILVPWTLVFLVLAFILARNVNIQELGDDIAMGVGSTVQKYRFLLLMVSTALIGGAVAFGGGIGFVGLMAPHMARRMVGSAFGALLPASALIGGILVMAADLIGRTLFSPLEIPAGVFTASIGAPYFIYLLFKTRNA, encoded by the coding sequence ATGAAAAAATATTATAACCTGCGCCTTTTTGGCGATAAGATATCTTTTTTAGTAAACCGGAAAGCACTTATCACATTTTTATTATTGGCAGCAGCGGCTGCTGGAGTCTTCGTGATCAGCACCGGTACAGGTGAAATGAAGATCAGCCCGCTAAAGGTAGTACAGGTATTCTTTGGCGGGGGCTCGGATATGGATAGACTGATCATTCAGTCATTCAGACTTCCAAGAATCATCGTTGCCTTAATGGTGGGAATGGCGCTTGCTGCTGCGGGGGGAATCCTGCAGGGTATTATAAGAAATCCGCTTGCATCTCCTGATATTATCGGGATTACAGGGGGAGCATCTGTAGCAGTTGTAGGTTTTCTTGCTTTCTTTAGTGATAAAAATAATGCATTAACTGTAAGTATTAATTGGATGCCTCTTGCAGCTTTTGCGGGTGCTGCTATTTTGGCTTTCCTTGTTTATTTTCTAGCCTACAAGGATGGAGTGTCGCCAATACGCCTTGTTTTAATTGGGATTGGGCTTGCAAGCTTAATGAAGGCACTCACCACCTTGATGATGGTCTTTGGGCCAATTTATCAGGCCAGCCAGGCGAATATCTGGATAACCGGGACAGTTTACGGTTCGAATTGGGATAATGTAGCAATTTTAGTCCCGTGGACACTCGTGTTTCTAGTACTTGCGTTTATTCTGGCGCGCAATGTTAATATCCAGGAACTTGGCGATGATATTGCCATGGGTGTAGGCAGCACTGTACAGAAATACCGTTTTCTGCTGCTGATGGTCAGCACGGCATTAATTGGCGGCGCTGTCGCATTCGGCGGAGGGATAGGCTTTGTCGGCTTAATGGCTCCTCATATGGCACGAAGGATGGTAGGCTCTGCTTTTGGTGCTTTGCTTCCGGCTTCTGCTCTGATTGGCGGCATCCTGGTCATGGCAGCCGATCTGATAGGCAGGACTTTGTTCTCGCCGCTTGAAATTCCGGCGGGGGTGTTTACTGCCAGCATCGGCGCACCTTACTTTATTTACCTGCTTTTCAAGACAAGAAACGCATAA
- a CDS encoding FecCD family ABC transporter permease yields the protein MLLKTNSLRWAGLIAAALLLLVLMSFSIVYGYTDTTWKMAIDAFTNFDGTNEHIIIQSVRLPRALIAAAVGASLAIAGVLLQSLTKNPLAAPEIFGINAGAGFAVVITVTLFSISNLQVFTWVSFLGAAVSFIFVYIIGSIGREGLTPMKLTLAGAAMSAMFASMTQGFLVINETALEQVLFWLAGSVSGRKLETLAAVFPYLLAGWIFSLIIAGKLNVLSMGEDVAKGLGLKTGLLKLGAGIVIVLLSGGAVAVAGPIGFLGIVIPHLTRAVVGIDHRWVIPYAGLLGGMLLLIADIASRYIIMPQEVPVGVMTAVIGTPFFVYIARRGFNK from the coding sequence ATGCTATTAAAAACAAATTCTCTGAGATGGGCTGGGCTAATTGCAGCTGCTCTCCTATTATTAGTATTAATGTCTTTCAGTATTGTATACGGATATACCGACACAACCTGGAAGATGGCAATTGATGCATTTACAAACTTCGATGGAACGAATGAACATATAATCATTCAATCTGTCCGTCTGCCGAGAGCTCTGATTGCAGCGGCGGTAGGGGCAAGCTTAGCGATTGCGGGTGTCCTGCTCCAGTCATTAACAAAGAATCCTCTCGCTGCTCCTGAGATCTTCGGGATTAACGCAGGTGCCGGATTTGCAGTTGTCATTACAGTAACGCTATTTTCCATCAGTAATCTGCAGGTCTTTACATGGGTATCATTTCTGGGAGCAGCTGTTTCATTTATATTTGTATATATTATCGGCTCCATCGGCAGGGAAGGGCTGACGCCTATGAAATTAACCCTTGCCGGTGCGGCGATGAGTGCCATGTTTGCTTCGATGACACAAGGCTTTCTCGTCATTAATGAGACTGCCCTTGAGCAGGTGCTGTTTTGGCTGGCGGGGTCTGTATCCGGAAGGAAGCTTGAGACCCTCGCAGCTGTATTCCCATATTTACTGGCCGGCTGGATCTTTTCACTCATCATTGCTGGAAAATTGAATGTCCTGTCAATGGGTGAGGACGTTGCAAAAGGGCTTGGCCTGAAAACAGGATTGCTTAAATTGGGTGCAGGCATTGTTATCGTTCTTCTGTCAGGAGGAGCGGTAGCTGTCGCAGGTCCCATTGGTTTCCTCGGAATTGTCATTCCACATTTGACCCGGGCTGTCGTTGGCATTGATCACCGCTGGGTTATTCCTTATGCGGGTCTTCTCGGCGGAATGCTCCTTCTGATTGCAGACATAGCATCCAGGTACATCATCATGCCGCAGGAAGTACCTGTCGGCGTCATGACCGCCGTCATTGGAACTCCTTTCTTTGTGTATATTGCCAGAAGGGGGTTCAATAAATAA